The Heterodontus francisci isolate sHetFra1 chromosome 50, sHetFra1.hap1, whole genome shotgun sequence genome includes a window with the following:
- the LOC137358455 gene encoding histone H2B 1/2-like, whose protein sequence is MVEEKKKAAAQKGAKKTLNKPAAKGGKRRRKSRKESYSIYIYKVMKQVHPDTGISSKAMSIMNSFVNDIFRRIAGEASRLAHYNKRSTISSREIQTAVRLLLPGELAKHAVSEGTKAVTKYTSSK, encoded by the coding sequence atggttgaggagaagaagaaagcagctgctcagaagggcgccaagaaaaccttaaataaaccggcagcaaagggcggcaagaggcggagaaagtcgaggaaggagagttactccatctacatctacaaagtgatgaagcaggttcaccccgacaccggcatctcctccaaggccatgagcatcatgaactcgtttgtgaatgatattttccggcgcatcgcgggtgaggcttcccgcctggcccattacaacaagcgcagcaccatcagctcccgggagatccagactgccgtgcgcctgctgctgcccggggagctggccaagcacgccgtgtcggaagggacaaaggcggtgaccaagtacaccagctccaagtaa